A single Actinomadura algeriensis DNA region contains:
- a CDS encoding branched-chain amino acid ABC transporter permease: protein MADFLQQCVAGLSAGAIYASLALALVLIYQFTGIVNFAQGELAMFATYIAWTFIDAGLPFWLALILTLAISFAGGMVIERVIIRPVEGAPELTIVIVTVGLFIFVNAAAGWIWTFLIKDFPNPFPDGALRAGGVSVGYSTLGILAVVGGVMGLLYLLFRHTKIGLGMRAVAANPESARLVGIRVGWTLALGWGLAAMVGAVSGVLVAPLLFLEPNMMGGVLIYAFAAATLGGFDSPLGAVVGGLIVGLAETLAGAYVDAIGSDLKIGVPLAIILAVLLLRPQGLFGRPAVERA from the coding sequence ATGGCCGATTTCCTGCAGCAGTGCGTGGCCGGGCTGAGCGCCGGGGCCATCTACGCGAGCCTCGCCCTCGCGCTCGTCCTGATCTACCAGTTCACCGGGATCGTGAACTTCGCGCAGGGCGAGCTGGCGATGTTCGCGACGTACATCGCGTGGACGTTCATCGACGCGGGGCTCCCGTTCTGGCTCGCGCTGATCCTGACGCTCGCGATCTCGTTCGCGGGCGGGATGGTGATCGAACGGGTGATCATCCGGCCGGTGGAGGGGGCGCCCGAGCTGACGATCGTGATCGTGACCGTGGGCCTGTTCATCTTCGTCAACGCCGCCGCCGGGTGGATCTGGACCTTCCTGATCAAGGACTTCCCGAACCCGTTCCCGGACGGCGCGCTGCGGGCGGGCGGGGTCAGCGTCGGCTACTCGACGCTTGGGATCCTCGCCGTGGTGGGCGGCGTCATGGGCCTGCTGTACCTGCTGTTCCGGCACACCAAGATCGGGCTCGGGATGCGCGCGGTCGCGGCGAATCCGGAGTCGGCGCGGCTGGTCGGGATCCGGGTCGGGTGGACGCTCGCGCTCGGGTGGGGGCTGGCCGCGATGGTCGGCGCGGTGTCGGGCGTGCTGGTCGCGCCGCTGCTGTTCCTGGAGCCGAACATGATGGGCGGCGTCCTGATCTACGCGTTCGCGGCCGCCACCCTCGGCGGCTTCGACAGCCCGCTCGGCGCGGTCGTCGGGGGCCTGATCGTCGGGCTGGCCGAAACCCTCGCGGGGGCCTACGTCGACGCGATCGGCTCCGACCTGAAGATCGGCGTCCCGCTGGCGATCATCCTCGCCGTCCTGCTGCTGCGCCCGCAGGGCCTCTTCGGACGTCCG
- a CDS encoding ABC transporter ATP-binding protein — MKDDFLTVDDLHAGYGDVRVLHGVSLQVGEGDICAILGPNGAGKTTLLRALCGMVKGRGEVRLDGTSLAGRSPDAVARRGVAHVPEGRGTFVPLTVEENLRLGAFARRDRAAVQSDLERVYGHFPVLYERLGQVAGSLSGGEQQMLAIGRALMSRPRLLLLDEPSLGLAPLVTRELFGIVRAINEEERTTVVVVEQNAHLALGIAGQAHVLESGRIVLSGSAADIKADEQVAQSYLGYRI; from the coding sequence ATGAAAGACGACTTCCTCACCGTGGACGATCTCCACGCCGGCTACGGGGACGTTCGTGTGCTGCACGGCGTGAGCCTGCAAGTGGGCGAGGGCGACATCTGCGCCATCCTCGGCCCGAACGGTGCAGGCAAGACGACCCTGCTGCGCGCGCTCTGCGGGATGGTCAAGGGACGTGGCGAAGTGCGTCTGGACGGGACGTCGCTGGCGGGGCGTTCGCCGGACGCCGTCGCGCGGCGGGGCGTCGCGCACGTGCCCGAGGGGCGGGGCACCTTCGTCCCGCTGACGGTCGAGGAGAACCTGCGGCTCGGCGCGTTCGCGCGCCGCGACCGCGCGGCCGTCCAGTCCGACCTGGAACGCGTGTACGGCCACTTCCCCGTCCTGTACGAGCGGCTCGGGCAGGTCGCGGGGAGTCTCAGCGGCGGCGAGCAGCAGATGCTCGCGATCGGCCGCGCGCTGATGTCGCGGCCCCGGCTGCTGCTGCTGGACGAGCCGTCGCTCGGCCTCGCGCCGCTGGTCACCCGCGAGTTGTTCGGCATCGTGCGAGCGATCAACGAGGAGGAACGGACCACCGTGGTCGTCGTGGAGCAGAACGCGCATCTGGCGCTGGGCATCGCCGGGCAGGCGCACGTACTGGAGAGCGGACGGATCGTGCTGTCGGGGTCGGCGGCGGACATCAAGGCCGACGAGCAGGTCGCGCAGTCGTACCTGGGTTACCGGATCTGA
- a CDS encoding ABC transporter ATP-binding protein, with product MLEVRELTVRFGGITALGGVGFAVDRGEMVGLIGPNGAGKTTLFNCLTRRYDADEGTISYEGRDLLGVAPHAIVGLGIARTFQNLGLFARMSVRDNVMVGAHHHGRAGFVGASLRLPSVRREEARLRGETADLLGRLDLTAIADHPAAGLPFGTLKRVELARALAAKPRLLLLDEPVNGLSHGEVGEFADLLQTIRDDFDVTIIVVEHHMGFVMGTCDRVVCLDFGKKIAEGPPEEVQRDPAVIEAYLGAAA from the coding sequence ATGCTGGAGGTTCGCGAGCTCACCGTCCGCTTCGGCGGCATCACCGCGCTGGGAGGTGTCGGGTTCGCCGTCGATCGCGGTGAGATGGTGGGGCTGATCGGGCCGAACGGCGCCGGCAAGACCACGCTGTTCAACTGCCTGACCAGACGGTACGACGCCGACGAGGGGACGATCTCCTACGAGGGCCGCGACCTGCTCGGGGTGGCCCCGCACGCGATCGTGGGGCTCGGGATCGCCCGCACGTTCCAGAACCTCGGCCTGTTCGCGCGCATGTCCGTCCGGGACAACGTCATGGTCGGCGCCCACCACCACGGACGGGCGGGGTTCGTCGGCGCGAGCCTGCGGCTGCCGTCCGTCCGGCGGGAAGAGGCCCGGCTGCGGGGCGAGACGGCCGACCTGCTCGGACGGCTCGACCTGACGGCCATCGCCGACCATCCGGCGGCGGGGTTGCCGTTCGGCACGCTGAAACGGGTTGAGCTGGCTCGGGCCCTGGCCGCGAAGCCGCGGCTGCTCCTGCTGGACGAGCCCGTCAACGGCCTGAGCCACGGCGAGGTGGGGGAGTTCGCCGACCTGCTGCAGACGATCCGGGACGACTTCGACGTGACGATCATCGTCGTCGAGCACCACATGGGCTTCGTGATGGGCACCTGCGACCGGGTGGTGTGCCTCGACTTCGGCAAGAAGATCGCGGAGGGGCCGCCGGAGGAAGTCCAGCGAGATCCCGCGGTCATCGAGGCGTACCTCGGGGCTGCGGCATGA
- a CDS encoding ATP-binding protein, translating to MRVWDGRATARITGDSGEGVDVRAVRRWVRCEVERLGADRLDLADVDLMVDEVATNALRYTASKRPGGGVRVAVLTAVHRVRVEITDDGGAASLPVVKVVAADAWAECGRGLAMVSCLSDCWGFEVGDGDGRPVTVWFEVARRDGT from the coding sequence GTGAGGGTCTGGGACGGCCGGGCGACCGCGCGGATCACCGGCGACAGCGGTGAGGGTGTGGACGTGCGGGCGGTGCGCCGCTGGGTGCGCTGCGAGGTCGAACGGCTCGGTGCAGACCGGCTCGACCTGGCGGACGTCGACCTGATGGTCGATGAGGTCGCGACGAACGCGTTGCGCTACACCGCCAGCAAGCGTCCGGGCGGTGGCGTGCGGGTGGCGGTGCTGACGGCCGTCCACCGCGTTCGGGTCGAGATCACCGACGACGGCGGGGCGGCGTCGCTGCCGGTTGTGAAGGTGGTGGCGGCGGACGCGTGGGCCGAGTGCGGGCGCGGGCTCGCGATGGTCTCCTGCCTGTCCGACTGCTGGGGCTTCGAGGTCGGCGACGGCGACGGGCGTCCGGTGACCGTGTGGTTCGAGGTCGCACGACGGGACGGGACGTGA
- a CDS encoding helix-turn-helix domain-containing protein, with translation MSTSIVLRRRLAAELRTLRHKAGLSQEELAEHLGAAVSKIVRIENAQSTVSLSDLRVMLALYSVPSKDQESLLELARNARKRQGWWSAYRDLLPSKYVALEAEASDIYNYEPTHIPGLLQTEEYSRALQSADRRLHQEDIDRYVAARMTRQESLWRDEPSLSLHAIIDEAALHRIIGGPEVMAAQLRRIEEATQRPNITVKIMPFGTGAYPSLGVPFVILGFRDPRDPDVVLVEGRGENYFESAEEVAMFRADWIEIDRMATSATDVPRLIRDIIKEIVPWQKQKDPA, from the coding sequence ATGAGCACTTCCATCGTGCTTCGAAGGCGCCTCGCCGCCGAGCTTCGGACATTGCGCCATAAAGCAGGCTTGTCACAGGAAGAGTTGGCCGAACACCTCGGCGCAGCCGTTTCGAAGATCGTTCGCATTGAGAACGCACAAAGCACTGTGTCACTCAGTGATCTTCGAGTGATGCTCGCCCTCTACTCGGTGCCATCAAAAGATCAAGAAAGCTTGCTCGAACTCGCCCGCAATGCGCGAAAGCGCCAGGGCTGGTGGTCGGCATACCGCGACCTGCTGCCCAGCAAGTATGTGGCGCTCGAAGCAGAGGCGTCCGACATCTACAACTACGAGCCGACACACATCCCCGGACTGCTCCAGACAGAGGAGTACTCGCGAGCACTACAGTCCGCAGACCGTAGGCTCCACCAGGAAGACATTGACCGGTACGTCGCAGCGCGCATGACCCGTCAAGAAAGCCTGTGGCGTGACGAACCTTCACTGTCGCTCCACGCGATCATCGATGAAGCCGCGCTACACCGCATCATTGGCGGCCCCGAGGTCATGGCTGCACAGCTCCGCCGGATCGAGGAAGCGACACAGAGGCCGAACATCACGGTAAAGATCATGCCGTTCGGTACGGGCGCCTATCCGTCCCTCGGCGTTCCCTTCGTCATCCTCGGCTTCCGAGACCCGCGGGATCCAGACGTGGTGCTGGTGGAAGGACGGGGCGAAAACTACTTCGAGAGCGCCGAGGAGGTCGCCATGTTTCGGGCAGACTGGATCGAAATCGATCGTATGGCTACATCTGCGACCGATGTCCCTAGACTGATCAGGGACATCATCAAGGAGATCGTACCTTGGCAGAAGCAGAAGGACCCCGCCTGA
- a CDS encoding DUF397 domain-containing protein encodes MEVAALPAQVAIRDSKDPQGPKLILRADMWRAFATRVRDGEYDA; translated from the coding sequence GTGGAGGTCGCAGCGCTCCCGGCTCAAGTCGCGATTCGGGACTCCAAGGATCCTCAGGGACCGAAGCTGATCCTCCGCGCGGATATGTGGCGAGCATTCGCAACGCGGGTCAGAGACGGCGAGTACGACGCGTGA
- a CDS encoding DUF397 domain-containing protein — protein sequence MPHTHRHEWAPPPRWRTSKRSNGAGGNCVEVAGLAANIGVRDSKAPDAGHLSLTPDTWAAFLTGVRDGRFDLP from the coding sequence ATGCCCCATACCCACCGACATGAATGGGCGCCCCCACCGCGGTGGCGTACCAGCAAGCGGAGCAACGGTGCAGGGGGCAACTGCGTCGAGGTGGCCGGTCTCGCTGCGAACATCGGAGTGCGGGACAGCAAGGCCCCGGACGCCGGACACCTCTCCCTCACCCCCGACACATGGGCCGCGTTCCTCACCGGCGTGCGGGACGGCCGGTTCGACCTGCCCTAA
- a CDS encoding NAD(P)/FAD-dependent oxidoreductase, producing the protein MTKNNGGRTHVIVIGGGYAGVVAANRLTSRDDVAVTLVNPRPTFVERIRLHQLVAGSDDAVVDYKDVLSEKVELVVDAATGIDRDTRTVSLAAGGPLRYDYLIYAVGSGGGAPQVPGADLTYPIATLEQAEVLRRAVAAAPADAALTVVGGGATGIETAAELAEAGRTVTLVCGGQLGSYLHPNGRRSVAKRLAALGVTVLEGPGAKVTSVTADAVRLADGGQVRGHLTIWAAGFDVPDLAARSGLRTDPAGRLLADETLTSIDDDRIVAAGDAASPSGMPYRMGCQSALQLGPHAADAVLRRIEGGRPDAVSVGFNGLCVSLGRGAGIFQFSRKNDTAIRFHLGGRAGARMKEFVCSHTIKQLTEEAHKPGARALKAKDDTREQRVQDARENRPVHAA; encoded by the coding sequence ATGACGAAGAACAACGGCGGCCGGACGCACGTCATCGTGATCGGCGGCGGGTACGCCGGAGTGGTCGCGGCCAACCGCCTGACGAGCCGCGACGATGTGGCCGTGACCCTGGTCAACCCCCGCCCGACCTTCGTCGAGCGGATCCGGTTGCACCAGCTGGTGGCCGGGTCGGACGACGCGGTCGTCGACTACAAGGACGTGCTGAGCGAAAAGGTCGAGCTCGTGGTCGACGCCGCCACCGGGATCGATCGGGATACGCGGACCGTGTCGCTGGCCGCCGGCGGCCCCCTCCGCTACGACTACCTGATCTACGCGGTGGGCAGCGGCGGCGGCGCGCCGCAGGTGCCCGGCGCGGACCTGACCTACCCGATCGCGACGCTGGAGCAGGCCGAGGTGCTGCGCCGGGCCGTGGCCGCCGCGCCCGCCGACGCGGCGCTGACGGTCGTGGGCGGCGGCGCCACCGGCATCGAGACCGCGGCCGAACTCGCCGAGGCCGGCCGGACCGTCACCCTCGTGTGCGGCGGACAACTCGGCTCCTACCTGCACCCCAACGGGCGCCGCTCCGTCGCCAAGCGGCTCGCCGCACTGGGCGTGACCGTCCTGGAAGGGCCCGGCGCCAAGGTGACGTCGGTGACCGCCGACGCCGTACGGCTCGCCGACGGCGGGCAGGTGCGCGGCCACCTGACCATCTGGGCCGCCGGGTTCGACGTGCCCGACCTGGCCGCCCGCAGCGGCCTGCGCACCGACCCCGCGGGCCGCCTCCTCGCCGACGAGACCCTGACCAGCATCGACGACGACCGCATCGTCGCCGCCGGAGACGCCGCCTCCCCCTCGGGCATGCCCTACCGGATGGGCTGCCAGTCCGCCCTCCAGCTCGGCCCCCACGCCGCCGACGCCGTCCTGCGCCGCATCGAAGGCGGACGGCCCGACGCCGTCAGCGTCGGCTTCAACGGGTTGTGCGTCAGCCTCGGCCGCGGCGCCGGCATCTTCCAGTTCTCGCGCAAGAACGACACCGCCATCCGTTTCCACCTCGGCGGCCGCGCCGGCGCGCGCATGAAGGAGTTCGTCTGCTCCCACACCATCAAGCAGCTGACCGAAGAGGCGCACAAGCCCGGCGCACGCGCCCTCAAGGCCAAGGACGACACCCGGGAGCAGCGCGTCCAGGACGCCCGCGAGAACCGGCCCGTCCACGCGGCCTGA
- a CDS encoding RNA polymerase sigma-70 factor, which produces MPDHAADPATDAFVAHRNLLFTVAYEILGSAADAEDVLQETWLRWADIDLDQVRDQRAFLVRIATRRALDRLRSLRRRKETYVGPWLPEPLLTSPDVADNVELAESLSMAVMLVLETLSPTERAVFVLREVFDVGYDEIAEAVGKTPATVRQIAHRSRKHVEARRPREVVSPRQAEAALASFQHAVETGDLQGVLDVLAPDVVLISDGGGVRSAALRPVTGVAKVLRLLLAGLGDKEGALTGEPTTVNGHPALLLRHDGDIDSVMTIAVQDGLVTGIYFVRNPNKLTHIAAATPLTLNT; this is translated from the coding sequence ATGCCCGACCACGCCGCGGACCCGGCGACCGACGCCTTCGTCGCCCACCGCAACCTGCTGTTCACCGTCGCCTACGAGATCCTCGGCTCGGCGGCCGACGCCGAGGACGTCCTCCAGGAGACCTGGCTGCGCTGGGCCGACATCGACCTGGACCAGGTCCGCGACCAGCGCGCGTTCCTGGTCCGCATCGCCACCCGGCGGGCCCTCGACCGGCTGCGGTCCCTGCGGCGCCGCAAGGAGACCTACGTCGGCCCCTGGCTCCCCGAACCGTTGCTCACCTCACCCGACGTCGCCGACAACGTCGAACTCGCCGAGAGCCTGTCCATGGCCGTGATGCTGGTCCTGGAGACCCTCTCGCCCACCGAACGGGCCGTCTTCGTCCTGCGCGAGGTCTTCGACGTCGGCTACGACGAGATCGCCGAAGCGGTCGGCAAGACCCCCGCCACCGTCCGCCAGATCGCCCACCGCTCCCGCAAGCACGTCGAGGCCCGCCGCCCCCGCGAAGTCGTCTCGCCCCGCCAGGCCGAAGCCGCCCTCGCATCGTTCCAGCACGCCGTCGAGACCGGCGACCTGCAAGGCGTCCTCGACGTGCTCGCCCCCGACGTCGTCCTCATCAGCGACGGCGGCGGCGTCCGCAGCGCCGCGCTGCGCCCCGTCACCGGCGTGGCCAAGGTCCTGCGCCTCCTGCTGGCCGGACTCGGCGACAAGGAAGGCGCCCTCACCGGCGAGCCCACCACCGTCAACGGCCACCCCGCCCTCCTTCTGCGTCACGACGGCGACATCGACAGCGTCATGACGATCGCCGTCCAGGACGGCCTCGTCACCGGCATCTACTTCGTCCGCAACCCCAACAAACTCACCCACATCGCCGCTGCCACTCCCCTCACCCTCAACACCTGA
- a CDS encoding NAD(P)H-dependent oxidoreductase produces the protein MKTLIVYAHPEPRSLNGSLKDLAVSTLEAAGHEVRVSDLYAMNWKAVVDAADFGEHATSPLRVIPSSAGAYDAGALTPDVATEQEKLLWADTIVFQFPMWWYTMPAILKGWVDRVFSFHFAYGVGVHDETRYGDRFGEGTLHGRRAILSVTVGGPESHYSDRGINGPIEDLLFPIHHGILYYPGVEVLPPFVLYGADKLSDGDFEDAAKAWKERLLSLETTEPIAFRRQNSGDYEIPSLRLKEALEVPGRTGFGLHVRG, from the coding sequence ATGAAGACGCTCATCGTCTACGCCCACCCCGAGCCGCGTTCGCTGAACGGCTCGCTGAAGGACCTCGCCGTGTCCACTCTCGAAGCCGCCGGGCACGAGGTGCGGGTGAGCGACCTGTACGCGATGAACTGGAAGGCCGTCGTGGACGCGGCGGACTTCGGTGAGCACGCCACGAGCCCGCTGCGGGTGATACCGAGTTCGGCCGGAGCGTACGACGCCGGAGCGCTCACGCCCGACGTGGCGACCGAGCAGGAAAAGCTGCTGTGGGCCGACACGATCGTCTTCCAGTTCCCGATGTGGTGGTACACGATGCCGGCGATCCTCAAGGGCTGGGTGGACCGGGTGTTCTCCTTCCACTTCGCGTACGGCGTCGGAGTGCACGACGAGACTCGGTACGGCGATCGTTTCGGCGAGGGAACGCTGCACGGGCGGCGGGCGATCCTGTCGGTGACCGTCGGGGGCCCGGAGTCCCACTACAGCGATCGTGGGATCAACGGCCCGATCGAGGACCTGCTGTTCCCGATCCACCACGGGATCCTGTACTACCCGGGCGTGGAGGTGCTGCCGCCGTTCGTCCTGTACGGAGCCGACAAGCTCAGCGACGGCGACTTCGAGGACGCGGCGAAGGCGTGGAAGGAGCGGCTGCTGTCGCTGGAGACGACCGAGCCGATCGCGTTCCGGCGCCAGAACTCCGGCGACTACGAGATCCCGTCACTGCGGTTGAAGGAGGCCCTGGAAGTGCCGGGCCGCACGGGGTTCGGACTGCACGTGCGAGGTTAG
- a CDS encoding helix-turn-helix transcriptional regulator, which translates to MDDLAGFLRTRRSRVDPAAVGIPTDSRRRVEGLRREEVAHLSGVSVDYYVRLEQGRATQPSEQVLDALARVLGLDDIERGHLYRLARQRRRRAKSPGGRLRPELLRILDLVADAPALIMDHRLNVAAGNRLAGLLYGLEMPGLNTARHIFLEEDERGFYADWEKCTLDVVGHLRLAAGKYPDDPGLASLIGELAMGSERFRRLWARADVRARTHGRKAYRHPLVGLLELHQENFALPNESGLELLVLSAAPGSPTADGLRLLGALSADEHPTMKNPPVTK; encoded by the coding sequence ATGGACGATCTGGCGGGCTTCCTGCGGACCCGGCGCTCCAGGGTCGACCCGGCGGCCGTCGGCATCCCCACCGACAGCCGCCGCCGCGTCGAAGGCCTGCGCCGCGAAGAGGTCGCGCACCTTTCCGGGGTCAGCGTCGACTACTACGTACGTCTTGAGCAGGGCCGCGCCACCCAGCCGTCCGAGCAGGTCCTCGACGCGCTCGCCCGCGTCCTCGGCCTCGACGACATCGAACGCGGGCACCTGTACCGGCTCGCCCGGCAGCGCCGCCGCCGCGCGAAGTCGCCCGGCGGGCGGCTGCGGCCGGAGTTGCTGCGCATCCTGGACCTCGTCGCCGACGCGCCCGCCCTGATCATGGACCATCGGCTGAACGTGGCCGCCGGGAACCGCCTCGCCGGGCTCCTCTACGGCCTGGAGATGCCGGGCCTCAACACCGCCCGGCACATCTTCCTCGAAGAGGATGAGCGCGGCTTCTACGCGGACTGGGAGAAATGCACCCTCGACGTGGTCGGGCACCTGCGCCTGGCGGCCGGGAAGTACCCCGACGATCCGGGCCTGGCCTCGCTCATCGGCGAGCTGGCGATGGGCAGCGAGCGTTTCCGCCGCCTCTGGGCCCGCGCGGACGTACGCGCCCGCACACACGGACGCAAGGCGTACCGGCATCCGCTGGTCGGACTGCTGGAACTGCACCAGGAGAACTTCGCACTGCCGAATGAATCGGGCTTGGAGCTGCTGGTGCTGTCCGCAGCACCCGGGAGCCCCACCGCGGACGGGCTGCGCCTGCTGGGTGCGCTCAGCGCTGATGAACATCCCACGATGAAGAACCCGCCGGTAACGAAATAA
- a CDS encoding serine hydrolase domain-containing protein yields MGSDSVRGVDRRRLLGWGGLTAAGVVAAGAPLMGSRSERAVAAGRHRPVSAGTDVPPDARPGGAYDRYVAKLAAEGKFSGVVLLSHKGRTVLSRSYGMADKEKGIRNHEGIAFSLSSAGKPFHAVAILQLAQQGKLKLSDTVGTHLEGFTENIAERVTIHHLLSGTSGLESPEQDVQHVFQSREEVHSYYKQRARQAKLVGVPGVPGARHAEAEVTIPALIVEAVAGMTYWDYVQENIFKRCGMTGSAFYTRPQWLTDEHIAHPYMTLADGSVVDAVRNLDKGSPSKNVLGKNPGRSFIDAPGDGGFATAPDLVRFAHALQDGTVLDRPWADVLTGAKIPHGPTSFGAYGIPVSIVNGQWQYQRAGGNPGVSANWDIYPDTGWVGVILGNCDGVPMQEMIGQETQAITGAAPGGGGGGG; encoded by the coding sequence ATGGGCTCGGATTCCGTACGTGGTGTCGATCGGCGGCGGCTGCTCGGGTGGGGCGGGCTGACGGCCGCCGGCGTGGTGGCGGCCGGCGCGCCGCTGATGGGCTCCCGTTCCGAGCGTGCCGTGGCCGCAGGACGGCACCGTCCGGTTTCAGCCGGTACCGACGTCCCACCGGACGCCCGTCCCGGCGGAGCCTACGACCGGTACGTGGCGAAGCTGGCCGCGGAGGGCAAGTTCTCCGGCGTGGTGCTGTTGTCGCACAAGGGCCGGACGGTGCTGTCCCGCAGCTACGGCATGGCCGACAAGGAGAAGGGGATCCGCAATCACGAAGGCATCGCGTTCAGTCTCAGCTCGGCGGGCAAACCGTTCCACGCGGTGGCCATCTTGCAGCTGGCGCAGCAGGGCAAGCTGAAACTGTCGGACACGGTGGGCACCCACCTTGAGGGCTTCACCGAGAACATCGCCGAGCGGGTGACCATCCACCACCTGTTGTCCGGCACCTCCGGGCTGGAGAGCCCGGAACAGGACGTGCAACACGTCTTCCAGAGCCGGGAGGAGGTGCACAGTTATTACAAGCAGCGTGCCCGGCAGGCGAAATTGGTGGGCGTCCCAGGCGTTCCCGGCGCCCGTCACGCGGAGGCGGAGGTCACCATTCCCGCGCTGATCGTGGAGGCCGTGGCCGGCATGACGTACTGGGACTACGTCCAGGAGAACATCTTCAAGCGCTGCGGCATGACCGGCTCGGCGTTCTACACCCGGCCGCAGTGGCTCACCGACGAGCACATCGCGCACCCGTACATGACGCTGGCGGACGGCAGCGTGGTGGATGCAGTCCGCAATCTGGACAAGGGCAGCCCTTCCAAGAACGTACTGGGCAAGAACCCGGGCCGCAGCTTCATCGACGCCCCCGGCGACGGCGGCTTCGCCACCGCACCGGATCTGGTCCGGTTCGCCCACGCACTGCAAGACGGCACGGTGCTGGACCGTCCCTGGGCCGACGTGCTCACCGGGGCCAAGATCCCCCACGGACCGACGTCATTCGGGGCTTACGGGATCCCGGTCTCCATCGTCAACGGCCAGTGGCAGTACCAGCGCGCCGGTGGCAACCCCGGTGTCAGCGCCAACTGGGACATCTACCCGGACACCGGCTGGGTCGGTGTCATCCTCGGCAACTGCGACGGCGTGCCGATGCAGGAGATGATCGGGCAGGAGACACAGGCCATCACCGGGGCTGCTCCCGGCGGCGGCGGTGGTGGTGGCTGA
- a CDS encoding MarR family winged helix-turn-helix transcriptional regulator, giving the protein MHERTANLLGAASLAVTDVVLAGVPDTAGVSPSGAAALIVLAHDPELGVTELGRRVGLSQSAAARMVDGLQAAGLVERLPAAGRVVRVRPTPAGRAAARAMLAARDAPLARVLAGLDDGEREMLAALLGKLLGRLYDEIGDADVMCRLCDRTCCTDGAVCPVGEADRRARGAT; this is encoded by the coding sequence ATGCATGAACGTACGGCGAACCTGCTGGGGGCGGCATCGCTGGCCGTGACCGACGTCGTCCTCGCCGGTGTCCCCGACACGGCCGGGGTGAGCCCCAGCGGAGCCGCGGCACTGATCGTCCTGGCGCACGATCCCGAGCTCGGGGTGACCGAGCTGGGCCGTCGTGTCGGGTTGAGCCAGTCCGCGGCGGCGCGCATGGTGGACGGCCTGCAGGCCGCCGGGCTCGTCGAGCGGCTGCCCGCCGCGGGCCGCGTCGTCCGTGTCCGTCCCACCCCCGCCGGACGGGCGGCCGCGCGCGCGATGCTCGCCGCGCGCGACGCCCCGCTGGCCCGCGTCCTCGCCGGTCTGGACGACGGCGAGCGCGAGATGCTCGCCGCGCTGCTCGGTAAGCTCCTCGGCCGCCTCTACGACGAGATCGGCGACGCCGACGTCATGTGCCGCCTCTGCGACCGGACGTGCTGCACCGACGGGGCGGTCTGCCCGGTCGGGGAGGCCGACCGCCGGGCCCGGGGGGCGACATGA
- a CDS encoding EamA family transporter — protein MIGATLALGSAACYGVADVVGGLLARRADFRAVALLGQVGGLGCALVAALLLPAPDVRPADLAWGALSGAGTGAAMVFLYRGIARGAMSVVVPVSAVGGVALPVVAGVVLLGDRPSAMAWTGIAIVLPALWLVSRSRPDGRDPVRAALQDGLVASIGIGVQYLALAQAGDESGAWPVAAGRVTAVLAIAAPVGRLRLPDARTAGWAAANGAVAAAALVLYLEATREQLTVVAVVLASLYPVVPVLAGVTWLRERLSAAQGAGLAGAATAVLLLTLA, from the coding sequence ATGATCGGCGCGACGCTCGCGCTCGGCTCGGCCGCCTGCTACGGCGTCGCCGACGTGGTCGGCGGGCTGCTGGCCCGCCGCGCCGATTTCCGGGCCGTCGCCCTCCTCGGCCAGGTCGGCGGGCTGGGCTGCGCGCTGGTCGCCGCGCTGCTGCTCCCGGCGCCGGACGTCCGGCCCGCGGACCTGGCGTGGGGCGCGCTGTCGGGCGCAGGGACGGGCGCGGCCATGGTGTTCCTGTACCGGGGCATCGCGCGGGGCGCCATGAGCGTGGTCGTCCCCGTCAGCGCGGTCGGCGGGGTGGCGCTCCCCGTGGTCGCCGGAGTCGTCCTGCTCGGCGACCGGCCCTCGGCCATGGCCTGGACGGGCATCGCCATCGTGCTGCCCGCGCTGTGGCTGGTGTCGCGATCCCGCCCGGACGGACGGGACCCGGTGCGCGCCGCGCTGCAGGACGGACTCGTCGCGAGCATCGGCATCGGGGTGCAGTACCTCGCCCTGGCGCAGGCGGGCGACGAGTCCGGAGCGTGGCCGGTGGCGGCCGGACGGGTCACGGCCGTCCTGGCGATCGCGGCGCCGGTGGGACGCCTACGGCTGCCGGACGCCCGCACGGCCGGGTGGGCGGCGGCGAACGGGGCCGTCGCCGCGGCCGCGCTCGTCCTGTACCTGGAGGCCACCCGCGAGCAACTCACGGTCGTCGCGGTCGTCCTGGCGTCGCTGTATCCCGTGGTGCCCGTACTGGCGGGCGTCACCTGGCTGCGCGAGCGGCTGTCGGCCGCGCAGGGCGCCGGGCTGGCCGGAGCCGCGACCGCCGTCCTGCTGCTGACGCTCGCCTGA